GGTAGGCGATCGGCTGATGTGTTCGTGTCGTGGTGCAGCTGCAGAAGGAGACCCTGTCCTCCTGTTCATGTCAGCTGCACACAGCTGTTACGTAACGGCATTACCACTGGTAGGATGCCCTCAGCTTCCAACCATCCAGCTTTTTGATGCAGGGAAAATCCAGGGAAAGCCCCATTATCTTAAAGCACTTGATCTTTGTATTTTCCTTAAAAGATTATAATCTATTTTGGTTCAATTTGAAGTGAATTGCAGGATTCTCACACATAATGGCACAAGTATCTTTTTAGTGCAGgtgttaaaacaattaaaataaagatttagtcAAATCTGAATATGCCCTGACcccatttaaataaaagacaaaaacttcaaataaaataaaaaatcggaacaattttgacctgttttataggtttttttaattctcaaaAAGCCGGcaaaatttgtatttaaaaccacatgtatttgtttcaaataaatggtaaaaagaaaaaaaaactttttaaaaagcttgattttatgttttgacaTTAATCTAAATTTGCACTTGTGTGTAAAACTTTAAAGTTAACATTGCTGTCTTTAAAATTGTGGctcctaaaaaaattaaatctgacaACAGAGgctctaaaaatgtaaaacccgtGCATAAAGTATTTATGCAGGGCATTAAAATATTGAATTGTTGCAtgtatttttgcaaaaactgcAGTGTCACTAATATAATAAAGCAGATTGGATGTGGAAtttataattatgatttttttttttttttttttttttttagaaaattactTGTTTAAATTCCTTGTTCATGTCTTATCCAGAGATGGAAACATTtgattgtttattgttttttgacaTATGAATCCTAACCAAGCATGCAGAGCTGTTGCTCCTAATTGAGAATAATTTGCAATAATTATTCAAATTATTCCAAAGTCAAAGTTGGAATTCAATATTTAAATTAAGCtaaatccatatttttttgtataatgTATACGGTACTTTCTTTGCATTGAATTTTTATGGCATTAAAgatgatttaagaaaaaaaaacatgaaatcagatTGGCTTGTTTCTGAAGAAATtctgatttacattttttggtttttggttgAAGCTATTTGTGTGAAAGTTTGGTCATTTAGGAAAAACTACTCACTGAATTTGaatgtgttttataaaaaaataaaataaaaaacccatCAGAAAATGACTTCTTTCCTTGTCTTATTTGCTTTTCTTCAGCCAATCATCTTGATCCTGCTGGACATCCCCCCCATGCTGCCGGTGCTGGACGGAGTGGTCATGGAGCTGCAGGACTGCGCCCTCCCTCTGCTGAGGGGTGAGtgaattcttatttttaaaagtttatcttgaaaaagaaaaaagactttacatgttttagtttttagacTCGGTTtgcaaacacaaatatttatgaGCTGTTGAGTTACATGTTACTGTGACATTACAAAACTACATATGAACAGTCTTTTCCCAtctttatttacattatttagCATCTGTTGActgacagatttaaaaaaaagcctcctTTTTTGTTGCCTCTTCCCCCTTAAAACCATCAGCTGttgtaaaaacaacattaagtGGTTTACTGTGAATATTACACCTCTGAACAAGAAATATTCTGTTCAGTGCAGTAAAATAAGAATAGCATCTTGCCCTGaaacataaatacattaaaattgtgtttgattGTTTCTCCTTCTGAAGCTCCTTcagccttcctcctcctcatcctctgccACTGCATGCAGGAGGAAGGAGTGTCTGAAACAAACCTCCCGATTGGCTGCTGGTTCAGACaccccagcagccaatcagatgagTGCACGAGCAGAACTGAACTCTGACTGAAGTCCAGTCTGATAGCAGCAGCTTCTCTCTAACAAGCAAACGGTTCACCTTTTTCGTCAGCATCTGCTGAGGCGGCAGGAATTGATCATGAAGACGGACTCGTTTCAAACATGAACGATGAACACCTCCCTCTTCTCCACACAGAGGTCATCCCCACCGACAAGGTGGAGGTGGGCTTCAAGGACATCGATGCTGCCATCTTGGTGGGCTCCATGCCCAGGAAGGAGGGAATGGAGAGGAAGGACCTGCTGAAAGCCAATGTGGCCATCTTTAAGACGCAGGGACAAGCCCTGGATAAGTACGCCAAGAAGACCGTGAAGGTGACGCCTCCAAACATCCCACTGTTTTAGTTTTGGAAGGAAATCACGCGACGGTCACTGCAGTCAGGAACCGCTTCCTCCTTGCTGATCGATTAAAAACAAGAAGTGAAGTTGCTTATGTAGCATCCACACACAAACGGCAGGTTTTCAGCTTTCCTACAAGCTCTCCACAATTCAACAGCTTTATTATATCTTATTTGATGGAACTAAAATGACCACAACAGTcacaaaaaatctgtttattttatctttctGACAAAAGTAAAACTGAATAGATGCAGAGAAAAGGGGATTTTATTGACCAAATGTATAAACTTTTCTATTACCATTTTGAATAGCTTAAGAGCgtagttaaaatgaaaaacgtcCAATTTTTTAGCAGcatattttcatttgaatataaaatcatttcctgtaAATCTGCGATGTTTTTATATCAGAAGTTGATCAAAGTGTGTGGAGAtgtttggcatttttttctaGCAGTGTTTTAAGGAGATGTGTTCCTCTTCTCTCCTTGAAAAATATtaagaaagaaatgaaagtgTCTTTATACTCCTAGACTCTAGATGGCGCCGTTTGTgaacttaattttttaaacaaaagtttttttgtccttttataaaaacagttgactagtattgttttatttcaagtgATCAATATATTTTTAAGTGTTTCATTTTGCTGCAATTACCTTAAGTTACTGTCGCTACGGTTACATGAAGAAACATATTTTGTTCATTAAGGTTttaagatttgttgtttttacttggTTATGCtttgatgttgttttgtttttgaggttgttttttttttaaatacgatTGTGTAAATTTGTAAAGTTTGTTAAATGTCAGCCTTCAGCTTGAGGCTCTAATCTCTCCTGAGGTCAAAGTTCATGCGCAGATGCACTGTGGAGACTTTGGCTCCAAACATGGCTCAGAAGATAATttaatctaaaacatttttgtcacttttattttttaattagattttacttGAATATTTGAGCTggttttaaaattcttcagaCAAAAATGGAATCAAGGTTTGGCATAGAAAATGGTTCAATGGTGTGGACCTGCACAGTGCAGTTCCACCTACATGACGGCCCAAAGAGCTTTAGTCACAATCACATTTACTCACATTTACAGCTGCCATGCAAAGGTGCAAGCCAGCTCACTACTGTTGTGTTTAGTGCTCAAGGGCATTGGGCAGCAGAACAGGAAACACCTGGGACttgaaggtcagaggtcaactgaCCTCTGGCTGaccctgcattttttttttttctttcaaacaaaaaatatatgtttttaatgtaagaaTTCAGAATATGTATTAGTgaaagtttaaagaaacaaaacagttttgtgtCTGACTATTAAATTAATCAAAACCACAAATCCCAGCCAAATAGTCGCTCATGTTAAAGCAGTGCAGTGACCGACACCTCCATTTTATCTTCATCAGGTCTTGGTGGTTGGAAACCCAGCAAACACAAACTGTCTGATTGCCTCCAAGTCGGCTCCATCCATTCCCAAGGAGAACTTTTCCTGCCTGACCCGGCTGGACCACAACCGAGCCTGCTCCCAGGTACGCCCAGGTTCCCCTTGACTGCAGCAAACGCTGGAGCGGTGGGCTCTAGAGGATGCGGAAGGTTGGGTCATAGTTTTCACACTTGGAGGGCAAAAAGCTTTTGGACATTCTCAACAAACTTGTGCATACATTTAATCtatatttagtttatttaatcAGGTAGGCGAATGTGGTTTTAGATTTCTGGTTTCTCTGTATTCTGACTGACTTGATAAATTCCCCCGAAACAAGAGAAAAATTGTTTTGGAGAAAAAGTTGTCCAAGAATACGACCAGAATTGTTTCTTGCTGCCGTGTCTGCGTCTGTCCTGCAGGTGGCGATGCGCTGCGGTGTTTCCTCCGACAAGGTCAAGAACGTCATCATCTGGGGGAACCACTCCTCCACTCAGTACCCCGACGTCCATCACGCCAAGGTGAACGTCAGTGGCTCGGAGGTGAGCGCCTACGACGCCGTGAAGAACGACGCCTGGCTCAGAGGGGACTTCATCTCTGTGAgtgcgccacctgctggtagAAAACGTTAAGGCGAAACTCGTCTCCACAGAGtgtgaagtttgtttttgtcgGTTCTGCAGACCGTGCAGCTGCGAGGCGCCGCTGTCATCAAGGCCAGGAAGCTGTCCAGCGCGATGTCCGCGGCCAAAGCCATCTGTGACCACATGAGGGACATCTGGTTCGGCACGAAGGAGGTCTGTGCAGAATTTAGGAGCTATTTTCAAAGAACAGATTCTGTTGAGTCCTTTCACCTTTTCGGCATTATCCGAAAAACTGATGTTTCATTGACTTAAACAGGGGGAGTTCATCTCCATGGGAGTTTACGCTGCAGGAAACTCTTACGGCATCCCAGAAGACCTCATCTACTCCTTCCCCATCCAGATCAAGGTGAGAGATGTCTGAGGgcttttctgctttaaatgaacgagaagaaatgtgaaaatgaagCAAACAAGATCATTTTGTGGCCATTTTCAcctgtaaagaagaaaaaaagcccaTCATGTCAAGAGTTTTATTCTTTAGGATCATTAACAAAAATAACTGCTTACAGGTCCAAGTCCAAATCCCAaaacaaagaactgtttttttcagaTCAGCAACACATGATCTGATTTAACTTTGTTTACATCAGAGAAGCTGCTTTTAAAAGTGAGCTTTTATTCCACTGTTTTGTTCATTATTTTCTTtccatatattttgtttgtttattctgtTACAAAATAGTTACAAAATGCcacaaattttttgttttaatagaaCAAGACCTGGAAAGTTGTTGATGGACTCCCTATCAACGACTTTTCACGGGCCAAGATGGACGCCACAGCGGCAGAGCTGGTGGAGGAGCGGGACACCGCCATGGACTTCCTTTCTCAGTGACTATCGCCCCCTGCTGGCCAGCAGAAGCTCCCAGATCCGCTGCAGACGCACTGCTCTCGGCTCTGAAGTCAAAGCCCTCCACTGTTCTAACTGTtggagctgtgtgtgtgtgtgcgttagtttgtgtgtgtgtgcatgcgtgaatgtgtgtgtgtcaccaGGCCACTTCTTCAGATTCACTGAGAATCTGTCAAAATTTCCACACCTGGCCTCCTCTGTTTGCGGGACAAGAGTCTCCGGTAGATGAAAACAGTAGTTGTGCAGAAACTGTAACAGATCATTTTAtctgcaataaaacaaacacgAAACTTCATTTGTGAGTCTTCAACTTTTATTTATGGTGTTTAATATTGAGTCTTTAAAATGGAAATCACTGTCAGATCAGCTGTGCTCTCTTTAAAGTTCTAAGatgaaatggggaaaaaagcatCCGAAGCAGCTGCTTCAGGCCCTTCACTCTGCCACACTGGTCAGAGCTCTACAAGACACATTTATGAAATAACATACTTTTCTTTTGTGATTGGATCAACATGGCAACCAATTCATGTTTTGGCTGCCTGTGGGTGACAAACAGCTCTATGTAAATGTTAGAAGAATTGTCAGAAGTTAATTTTTGGCTTTCCTTTGCAACTGAGGTTTTTGGttgaccacgcccacattcctaatatgtctGCCAAATGTCTTATCGTTTTATTCACTTTGAGCCAGGGATTCAcaagttacattttcacaatgtttccagtaaaaatgtgaaagcaacaagtgccattcaaaatctacaactactAAAACTTaactgatgcatccacttagacgactagatccatgaacgtctttgttttccccgtctgagctggtatctggatcaaaactgtacagctggatagctccaatattgctcgccatttttgtagcactgctaatgttaggttggggttgtgagggactgtaagctagctggcgaacgtgcaaacagatggatgacgggaagtagggAGGGGGTTACTCCACATCGACTGACATGTTaaacataaaactaaatgttatGTTCACATCTTTCtgcaaagttgtgcacaaagtattaatttgtgcaCAAAACTTTGTCTTTATGGCAGATTCCTTACTCCATACTCTTCCGAGaaaggtatttatttattttatttctggagACGCTTTAGAACCAAAAAGATTCTGTGTTAAGGATTGATTTAGAAGTTTTGCTGCACAtctgattttggccaaaaacgccacaaaaccagtgaagatcacaaatcattgaagaaagaagttcagggcactgtcttgtgggggtctagatgacctcagtcccaatgtcaaagtgcctaggatagcacaagggttacacagacTTAGCTGTCAGTCTTTACCAAATTTTAGTTCCATATTACAGAATTATTACAGTTCTTGTATTGATATGTGGGCCAAATATAATTGAATAGTATCATAGTTTATTTTATCgaatttgtttagctttttttatttttcatcctaacccttgtgctatcctaggcactttaacattgggagttgggtcatctagacccactagacagtgcgctgaaccttttttcttcaatgatttgtgatcttcactggtgtccatggattacatgaactttttccacctttatccacctttgtcatggtaggaataacacgacATATTAAGGGTGGggtaatctaagatagcataagggttaaaaatgggaaaatgttTGAGTTATTAGTTATTTGAGCCGATCTGTGTCTTGTAGTGTCAGCTTTTGACCACAAGGAGGAAACATTGAGCCAAGTTACCCTAACCAggtctgtttttaataaaaatccttttaaaattttagcgataatattttgatttttacacaATTTAGTTCAACCCAAACCACAGCCTGTACTTtctcatttaattatttattctaGTGTTGAAGATTTGATCAAAACACAGGGCTCGTGCGTAACAGGTGGATCAGGCAAACTGCTGGGTGATTGACAGGTTTCTTAGCCAATCAGCTGCTTGTGTCGAGTGAGCTCCTTAGCGTCACTTGCCTGCGGGAGGTGGGGGTCTCGGTTGACCGGACCTACGTGCCCTCTGCCGCGGGGGGGTCAGGGATGATGTTTCAGTGCGTTTCCTCCGTTTAGGTTCACTTTATTTCCCGGTTTCGTTCCGTAGCTGAGTCCACCGGGAGTGAGCGGCACGCTGCCCCGTCCCAGGTTGTCGGTGGGGTCCTGAGGCGGGTTCTTTAGGCTGTCCCGTTATTTTGCCTGTGTGTTCAGGTGGGTAAAACTGGTGGAAGTTTGTCCTGTAAAGCTCTAtcaatcatttttgtttgtttacgtcttaatggagtaaaaaaacaagattatttgGGATATTTCTGACATTAATGGTTGAAGCTTCCTCAGCTCAGCGCGTGTCTCTGTGCACTTTGCAAACAGTcattaagcatgaaagctaattACTTCTCAAAAAGGCTTTTGAGTTACAATATTTATACAATCTCAAATTTGCCTAAAAATATTAGATAAACTGCTTATTTTGATTGCAGTTTAggagtttttgtattttcaaaactgcattttgtttttattttagtggaACATGTTTACTATAAAAACAGTGCAGATAAAATGTATACAACTACATTTTTTATAAGAATTTGTTCGCAAAAGTTGCTAGAATTTCAGTTTTTAGaagtaatatttattttctccaaatatttcaaaacaagAAATGCAAAATTAGAAGTACACAGGACCTCACCCATGTTTAAAGTTTACACAGGTTTGCCCAAAATACAAGACCTTCCCTTAACATAAACACACCAAATATTGAACTTTCACCCAGAATCTAAAAACTTCTTAAAAGATGATGAGTTTTAaccatgtaaaaacaaaaataacacaaataaaccATGTTCAGTAGAAGAATTCATATGATGGTATAGTTTTATTGTCAATTAAGGTtaaaattaaggttaaaaacTAACATCAGCCAATTTTCCAGACAGATATagctttcaatttatttttattgtaataccATAGTTATTtacattgtttgtgtgttttattttatgtaaataataatCTCTCTTTGAGCATTCTCTGTCCCAATAATGTGTCCTaaaatattaacccttgtgccatcctatgaccccacccttaccttgacctgttctccctaccatgacaaaggtggataaaggtggaaagatttcatgtaatccatggacactagtgaagatcacaaatcattgaagaaaaaaggttcagagcactgtctagtgggtctagatgacccaactcccaatgctaaagtgcctaggatagcacaagggttcaaagTAAACTCTGTTTgaggtatatatttttttggtcttcttaatttttattatctttttaaatcacatcaaactgtccaaactaaaaacaagaaactttgttttttactttatttatctcCTTCTTAGCCTCTTTCACTGTTTTCACACATTTAACtcttaattttacattttaacacaCCGTTTTCTTAAGCAGTCTGCCTTTTAACTTCACATTAAAtgtgtcattatttttttgGCATCGTTTGGCTCTTTTCAGCTTTTCTgcacttaaaaaaatcttttttttttgtacttgatTTTGAATCTTTTACCACGATTAAATATTTCTCTGCATTTTGccattttaaatagttttaggTGACTTACTTCAGaatatttgtatttgttaaTGCATTATTTAGAATTCCTCATCCTCTTGTTACTTTTTGGTGCTGCtctatccttttattttttctgtttttattgctcATTTGGCATGTTTAGCTCTACATAACATGACTAAGGGAGCACTGAGGAGCCAGTCAGACACTTAAACATCTCacccactttatttttttaggtgtATTTTTAGAGTCATTTATaatctgctgtttttaatagaTCTATGGTAACAAGGTCATTTCCTCTTTGTGGGTTCCCTAAAGTTCTTTTCTGTTCTATTCTAAAACAATGTACAGCATTTTTGTCAtagtttaggttttttttttcttttgtcgttCCCCCATTTGTCCCTAGCTAATTAGTATGTAGcgttgaatttttaaaaatctttttatgcTTCATTGCATTGTTCTAATGTAGTTTTTGTGactgaaacaaacacacacacgtgctCCATGGGATTGGTTTGTCTGTTTGTGGGCGGGTCCACATTGCGGCTCAGGGCTGAAGCCGCATTCTCACGGGCTTCCTCTGagctgaggatgaggaggacgaGTGTTGTTCAGTGAGTGACAAGTCTGGAATCTGCTTTGGGACCATCGTTGCTCTTTGTAACCCGAGTTTGAGCTTTTGAAACCGCAGATCTTTGACAAAATGTCTCTGACTGTAGCAGGTGAGTTTCACCTTCAGCGTTGATCTGTGACCAAATATCTGAGTTTGAATTATTGCAGGAAAGATGAGTTTGCGTTTAAAAGGTTAAATGGTCGTGTAACCATTATTTTAAACGCTGAAATGACTCTAGGCTCATCTGATTTTCACGTGTTGTAATTGATACGGAGCTGCATTGTCCTGCAGTTCTCAGATTCCATCAgaccttgcaaaaaaaaagaatagaaaccCAGCGTTCGAGCGCCTAACACCTGTTCTTTCTCTCTCTGTTCCAGTCACTGATGTGCATCAACAGCGTGGAGATTATACTTGTCTTTCCTCCAACATGTCGCTCAGGACTCTGACCTTACATCTGTGTGCTTCCAGATCTCGCCAGAGGAGCCATGACAGAGTTCCAGGAGAAGCTCCGCCAGCAGCACGAGGAGTCGATGCATCGTGAGCTGGAGGCGCTGCTCGCCACCGCCAACAAGGAGGAAGCGGAGGTGAGGGGGAGCCGTCTCCGAAACCGGCTGAGAAAGTCCCAGCCGGGAGAATAAACTCATGAATTGAGCTTTCAGCACTTTTGGAATAAAGTCTAAGCCTTAATTGTTTCCTTAAAGCAAATgaataaatgctttaaaaataacctgcaGCTTTCATCAAGGCCACACTGTTTTTCATCCGTTTGGAGACTCTGGACTCACTGGGACAAATGCCACTGGCCTGCTTGTCTGTCGTTTGTGCTGAGTAAATATTTGAGTGGCTGATTTCTCCGAAAACTGGAGATCAACCTTTACATGCAGCAAATCAGTGCACAAAGCTAGGAAGCACAAATAGGGTTTTTttaagagcaaaacaaaaagaaataaaaacaattaaaaggacAAGCAGAATCTCGACATCTTTGGAtacattaaatattatttttttaataatttagaGAAATATTTGCTCAAAATATCCAGAAAGACAACTTTTTCAGCcacaatatttgttttatgctctaaaaatataaaaataatacttttcaaataaaataatatagtaaatcattttaaaatagtattttaattgtttgcttttggctgtctgttttgctttttgttgatGTCTGCGATTATCATGTTTTCTGCTCCAGATTTTTACATCATTGGATCAAAGAAGTCTGATGAGTTAAAGTCCagtcattatttatttaggaa
The sequence above is a segment of the Oryzias latipes chromosome 1, ASM223467v1 genome. Coding sequences within it:
- the mdh1 gene encoding cytosolic malate dehydrogenase A (The RefSeq protein has 1 substitution compared to this genomic sequence) codes for the protein MAEPIRVVVTGAAGQIAYSLLFSIAKGDVFGKDQPIILILLDIPPMLPVLDGVVMELQDCALPLLREVIPTDKVEVGFKDIDAAILVGSMPRKEGMERKDLLKANVAIFKTQGQALDKYAKKTVKILVVGNPANTNCLIASKSAPSIPKENFSCLTRLDHNRACSQVAMRCGVSSDKVKNVIIWGNHSSTQYPDVHHAKVNVSGSEVSAYDAVKNDAWLRGDFISTVQLRGAAVIKARKLSSAMSAAKAICDHMRDIWFGTKEGEFISMGVYAAGNSYGIPEDLIYSFPIQIKNKTWKVVDGLPINDFSRAKMDATAAELVEERDTAMDFLSQ
- the mdh1 gene encoding cytosolic malate dehydrogenase A isoform X1; protein product: MLTLLTSMYMVVRAISPQAEPIRVVVTGAAGQIAYSLLFSIAKGDVFGKDQPIILILLDIPPMLPVLDGVVMELQDCALPLLREVIPTDKVEVGFKDIDAAILVGSMPRKEGMERKDLLKANVAIFKTQGQALDKYAKKTVKVLVVGNPANTNCLIASKSAPSIPKENFSCLTRLDHNRACSQVAMRCGVSSDKVKNVIIWGNHSSTQYPDVHHAKVNVSGSEVSAYDAVKNDAWLRGDFISTVQLRGAAVIKARKLSSAMSAAKAICDHMRDIWFGTKEGEFISMGVYAAGNSYGIPEDLIYSFPIQIKNKTWKVVDGLPINDFSRAKMDATAAELVEERDTAMDFLSQ